A region from the Plutella xylostella chromosome 8, ilPluXylo3.1, whole genome shotgun sequence genome encodes:
- the LOC105386695 gene encoding uncharacterized protein LOC105386695 isoform X3 — protein sequence MGTRNLTASYLWQPGELARRVLGERPAPVPPTRELWPPPPLSISTLHVAYLHDQPPPRRAASLPPPTTGRCTVGTNTDPPPTLLARLTAFVRRPPPALPVITPHAPPPPEREPHPARRALASVKKALSGAKYRVAPDSEPVDSPKIVYDIPKPGNRMSTTFGARPRRWRGAARRLAACLRPRAPPPDPAPRLQVTQVIALICGLLVVILMVLGLASADWLMAAGWRQGLFMHCVDVDAPAPLPFDIVAQPGCYAARPAPYIKAAAGLCVATLFADVCGALLTGLGLRAADHRAKFRYYRFAVLAMSLALMCILIALVIYPVCFAAELNLGNRSVWEFGWAYGVGWGAAIFLFGAVVLLLCDKETEELYYKERKVVTASPPQRP from the exons ATGGGGACGCGGAATCTGACGGCGAGCTACCTGTGGCAGCCGGGCGAGCTGGCGCGCCGCGTGCTGGGCGAGCGGCCCGCGCCCGTGCCGCCCACGCGCGAGCtgtggccgccgccgccgctcagCATCAGCACGCTGCACGTCGCCTACTTGCACGaccagccgccgccgcgccgcgccgcctcgcTGCCGCCGCCGACCACGGGCCGCTGCACCGTCGGCACCAACACCGACCCGCCGCCCACGCTGCTGGCGCGCCTCACCGCCTTCgtgcgccgcccgccgcccgccctgccCGTCATCACCCCACACGCGCCCCCCCCGCCCGAGCGCGAGCCGcaccccgcgcgccgcgcgctcGCCAGCGTCAAGAAAGCCCTCTCTGGCGCCAAGTACCGCGTCGCACCCGACTCCGAGCCAGTTGACAGCCCCAAGATTGTCTACGATATACCGAAGCCGGGCAACCGCATGTCGACGACGTTCGGCGCGCGGCCGCGGCGctggcgcggggcggcgcggcgcctgGCCGCGTGCCTgcgcccgcgcgccccgccccccgaccccgcgccgcgcctgcAGGTCACGCAG GTGATAGCCCTAATATGCGGGCTTCTCGTCGTGATCCTGATGGTGCTGGGGCTGGCGTCGGCCGACTGGCTGATGGCGGCGGGCTGGCGGCAGGGGCTGTTCATGCACTGCGTGGACGTGgacgcgcccgcgccgctgccCTTCGACATCGTGGCGCAGCCGGGCTGCTATGCGGCGCGCCCGGCGCCCTATATCAA ggcggcggcggggctgTGCGTGGCGACGCTGTTCGCGGACGTGTGCGGCGCGCTGCTGACGGGGCTGGGCCTGCGCGCCGCCGACCACCGCGCCAAGTTCCGCTACTACCGGTTCGCGGTGCTCGCCATGTCGCTGGCGC TGATGTGCATTTTAATAGCACTGGTGATATACCCGGTCTGTTTTGCTGCTGAGCTGAATCTCG GCAACCGGTCGGTGTGGGAGTTCGGCTGGGCGTACGGCGTGGGCTGGGGCGCCGCCATCTTCCTGTTCGGAGCCGTGGTGCTGCTGCTGTGCGACAAGGAGACCGAGGAGCTCTACTATAAGGAACGAAAA
- the LOC105386695 gene encoding transmembrane protein 47 isoform X2, whose translation MASTTMIETVTITRPLKVIALICGLLVVILMVLGLASADWLMAAGWRQGLFMHCVDVDAPAPLPFDIVAQPGCYAARPAPYIKAAAGLCVATLFADVCGALLTGLGLRAADHRAKFRYYRFAVLAMSLALMCILIALVIYPVCFAAELNLGNRSVWEFGWAYGVGWGAAIFLFGAVVLLLCDKETEELYYKERKVVTASPPQRP comes from the exons ATGGCATCAACTACAATGATAGAGACAGTCACCATCACCCGACCACTGAAG GTGATAGCCCTAATATGCGGGCTTCTCGTCGTGATCCTGATGGTGCTGGGGCTGGCGTCGGCCGACTGGCTGATGGCGGCGGGCTGGCGGCAGGGGCTGTTCATGCACTGCGTGGACGTGgacgcgcccgcgccgctgccCTTCGACATCGTGGCGCAGCCGGGCTGCTATGCGGCGCGCCCGGCGCCCTATATCAA ggcggcggcggggctgTGCGTGGCGACGCTGTTCGCGGACGTGTGCGGCGCGCTGCTGACGGGGCTGGGCCTGCGCGCCGCCGACCACCGCGCCAAGTTCCGCTACTACCGGTTCGCGGTGCTCGCCATGTCGCTGGCGC TGATGTGCATTTTAATAGCACTGGTGATATACCCGGTCTGTTTTGCTGCTGAGCTGAATCTCG GCAACCGGTCGGTGTGGGAGTTCGGCTGGGCGTACGGCGTGGGCTGGGGCGCCGCCATCTTCCTGTTCGGAGCCGTGGTGCTGCTGCTGTGCGACAAGGAGACCGAGGAGCTCTACTATAAGGAACGAAAA
- the LOC105386695 gene encoding transmembrane protein 47 isoform X1, giving the protein MPARASPGAPPLRAPAPVLPPPPQFATDEEMPANQIAQVIALICGLLVVILMVLGLASADWLMAAGWRQGLFMHCVDVDAPAPLPFDIVAQPGCYAARPAPYIKAAAGLCVATLFADVCGALLTGLGLRAADHRAKFRYYRFAVLAMSLALMCILIALVIYPVCFAAELNLGNRSVWEFGWAYGVGWGAAIFLFGAVVLLLCDKETEELYYKERKVVTASPPQRP; this is encoded by the exons ATGCCGGCGCGCGCCAGCCCGGGGGCGCCCCCGCtgcgcgcccccgcgcccgtgttgccgcccccgccgcAGTTCGCCACTGACGAAGAGATGCCGGCCAATCAGATCGCTCAG GTGATAGCCCTAATATGCGGGCTTCTCGTCGTGATCCTGATGGTGCTGGGGCTGGCGTCGGCCGACTGGCTGATGGCGGCGGGCTGGCGGCAGGGGCTGTTCATGCACTGCGTGGACGTGgacgcgcccgcgccgctgccCTTCGACATCGTGGCGCAGCCGGGCTGCTATGCGGCGCGCCCGGCGCCCTATATCAA ggcggcggcggggctgTGCGTGGCGACGCTGTTCGCGGACGTGTGCGGCGCGCTGCTGACGGGGCTGGGCCTGCGCGCCGCCGACCACCGCGCCAAGTTCCGCTACTACCGGTTCGCGGTGCTCGCCATGTCGCTGGCGC TGATGTGCATTTTAATAGCACTGGTGATATACCCGGTCTGTTTTGCTGCTGAGCTGAATCTCG GCAACCGGTCGGTGTGGGAGTTCGGCTGGGCGTACGGCGTGGGCTGGGGCGCCGCCATCTTCCTGTTCGGAGCCGTGGTGCTGCTGCTGTGCGACAAGGAGACCGAGGAGCTCTACTATAAGGAACGAAAA